ACTGGATGTGTAAATGTCAATCGATAGGCATGCAGGAATAAGCGCTGTAACCCCGCTTTTTTCACCAACTCATCAAAATCACGTTCACCATATTTATCATCGCAGGCAATCGGATGCCCCGCATGTAATGTATGCACACGGATCTGATGCGTTCGCCCTGTGATCGGACTTGCCATCACCAAAGTGGCATGAGCAAATTTCTGCATGATCTGAAAACGAGTTTCAGACGGCTTGCCTTCACTGTTCACCCGAACAATTCGCTCGCCGGATTGCAGAATATTTTTCAATAACGGGGCATTAATAGCTTTTACATGTAGTTGCCATTGCCCGCGCACCAAAGCCAGATATTGCTTGCGCATCGTTTTAACACGTAATTGCTCGTGCAAATGTTTCAGTGCACTGCGTTTTTTGGCGACCAACAGCAGGCCCGATGTATCTCGGTCCAAACGATGCACTAATTCCAGAAAACGACTTTCTGGCCTTAACGCACGCAGACCTTCGATAACACCAAAACTTAAGCCACTGCCACCATGTACCGCTAAGCCCGACGGTTTATTCAATACAATGATCGCGTCATCTTCATAGATGATTTGATGAGCCAATGCTTGCACTGAACCCAGCTTCGATGAAGGTAGTTCATTCTCTTCGGCAACCCGAACAGGAGGAACACGAATTTCATCACCAGCACAGAGTTTATACTCAGGTTTAATGCGTTTTTTATTAACTCGCACCTCTCCTTTGCGCAAAATACGGTAAATGAGGCTCTTAGGAACCCCTTTTAGCTGAGTTTTCAAAAAGTTATCTATGCGTTGTCCATCTTGCTCAGCATCAATAGTGATGAACTGTACGCCAGGATTTGTATTATTCATGTGTTAATTCTAACTCAGCCATTGATGATTGTCGCAAACTCATTACAGCATGCCTTGCGTAGTTTCAGAGGAAAATGGAATAATGGAGCGATTTTCTATATAAAGCGTAAAGCTGATTGTTGTCTGTAGCTCGCTATCACAGAAAATCATCGATTCTTCACCCGCCCCCTTGTAGCAAGGGTGGAAACATGAATGCGCCTAAAAGTGCGCCTCACGCATGATCCAACCGAGAGGTTGCTAACCACATGCCATTAAGACCCGAGGCCGGTAGTGTCTGTTTCGAGCAACTGTGAAGTACATAATAAAACAATTTACAAAAACAGAGATTTTAATGAAAAGAATGCTAATTAACGCGACTCAGGAAGAAGAGTTGCGCGTTGCCCTCGTTGATGGGCAGCGTATTTATGATCTGGATATCGAAAGCCCAGGCCACGAACAAAAAAAAGCCAACATTTATAAAGGTAAAATTACCCGGGTCGAACCGAGTCTGGAAGCAGCCTTCGTTGATTATGGTGCTGATCGCCATGGTTTCCTGCCGCTCAAAGAGATCGCCCGTGAATATTTTCCTGAAAACTATACCTTCCATGGTCGCCCTAATATCAAGGAAGTGATCAAGGAAGGCTTAGAAGTTATTGTTCAGATCGATAAAGAAGAACGTGGCAACAAAGGTGCTGCGTTAACCAGCTTTATCAGTCTGGCGGGTAGCTATCTGGTTTTGATGCCAAACAACCCTCGTGCTGGCGGTATTTCTCGTCGCATTGAAGGTGATGAACGTACCGAACTGAAAGAAGCCATGAACGGGTTGGAAGTGCCAGCCGGTATGGGTTTGATCGTGCGTACTGCAGGCGTTGGTAAATCACAAGAAGAGCTGGAGTGGGATTTAAACATTCTGCTGAAGCATTGGAATGCGATTAAAACGGCCTCTAGCAACCGCCCTGCGCCTTTTCTGATCCATCAGGAAAGTAACGTTATCGTTCGCGCCATTCGTGATTATCTGCGCCGCGATATCGGCGAGATCCTGATCGACAGCGACACCATTTTTGAGCGCGCGAAACAGCACATTGAATTAGTTCGCCCTGATTTCCTGAACAGAGTAAAACTCTATAAAAGTGAAATCCCGCTGTTTACTCACTTCCAGATTGAAAGTCAGATTGAGTCTGCTTTCCAACGTGAAGTACGTTTGCCTTCCGGTGGCTCGATTGTTATCGACCCTACAGAAGCCTTAACTTCAATCGATATCAACTCATCTCGCGCTACTAAAGGCGGCGATATCGAAGAAACAGCATTGCAGACCAATCTGGAAGCGGCCGATGAAATTGCTCGCCAATTACGTCTGCGCGACTTAGGTGGTTTGATTGTTATCGACTTCATCGATATGACACCTGTTCGTCATCAACGCGAAGTAGAAAACCGCCTGCGTGATGCAGTGCGTCAGGATCGTGCTCGCATTCAGTTAGGTCGTATATCTCGCTTTGGTTTGTTGGAACTGTCGCGTCAGCGACTGCGCCCGTCATTAAATGAATCAAGCACCCATGTCTGCCCACGCTGTAGTGGTCAGGGCTTTATTCGTGATAACGAATCACTGGCCTTGAGCATTCTGCGTTTAATTGAAGAAGAAGCATTAAAAGACAACACCGAGCAGGTTATTGCTCAGGTGCCAGTTGATGTTGCCGCTTATCTATTAAACGAAAAGCGTCAGGCTGTATTAAAACTGGAACAACGTCATAACGTCCAGTTGCTGATCATTCCAAATACACGTCTGGAAACACCACACTTTGAAGTGTCACGTTTCCGTTCAGGTGAAGAAAGCGATGCACTCAGTTATGAATTAAAAACTGATGCGCCGGTTGAAGAATATCAGCCAAAACCACAGCTGATCGTTACACCAACTGAACAGCCTGCGTTACAAGGCTTTGCTGCACCAAGCGTGCCAGCACCAACACCTGTTGCTCCGGCTCCGGCATCTCCTGCGGCAAAACCAACATCTGAAGGTGTCTTGTCACAACTGTTTAGCTGGATTGGTTCTCTGTTCAAATCACCGGCCAAAACACCAGCCGTTGAAGAACAAGAAACGACAAAGGAACGCCCACAGCAACCGCGTCGTCGTGATAACCGCAATAATAACCGGAAACGTAACACACCTTATGCAGGTCGTAATCGTGAAGATGAAGTTTCTGGTTCAGTGACTGCTGATGAGAAAGCACAATCCTCACAGACACGTCAACCGCGCCGTCCTCGTCCTGAACGAACTGAAAGACCTGAACGTCCAGAACGTCCAGAACGAGCTCAACGCGATAATACGGTAGAAAAAGAACCGACAGCAACCAGACCAGAACGCGCCCCCAAAGAACGTAAGCCTCGTAATGAAGTTGCAGCTACAGGTGTTGAAGAACAGCAAGATGTAGCCCGTAAAGAGCAACGAGTAGAAGAGCGCCGTGAACGTCGTAATACTCGCAGCAAAAAAGTACGTGTGACTAATGAAACAGCTCAGTCTGAGATCGTTGTTGATAGAACTGATGCAGAAACAGCAACTGAACAACAAACTCGGACTCGTCGTCGCCGTAATAATGCGGAACGCAATACCGAGAAAGATATTCAGGAAACTGTTGCAGTAGAAACTAACACCGAAGCGGCTACAACAACGCCTGTCGTGGAAGCATTGACTGTTACTCCTGTAGCAGAGCCATTACCAACAACTACGCTTGAGACAACAGCTGCTGTTAGTTCTGAGCAACCAGCTACGGCTGTCGAAAATGCTGCGCCAGAAGTTGCTGCAGACGCAGACACTGCTGTAATTCAGCAAGTTCAGGCTGATGTAGCCGTTGTAAATATGGAACAGAATGTTGCCGATAATAACGTTACGGCCGCTGATGTCAGCGTTCCTGTTGCAGAAGATACTGTTGAAGCACCAGTTGTAGTAGAAGCAGTACAGGCAGTAGTTGAGGAAGTCGTAACAACTGAACTAGTTACTCCTGCTGCTGTAACAGTAACGCCTGTAGCCAAACCAGAAGTTCGAGGCATTATTGCCCGAGTTCGATTTGCCAATGCGGAAATGACTCGACCAGCAGAAACACCATTACCACCTGTGCCGCCAAAAGGTGATTATCCACCTTACCAGCGTAAACCAGTGAATGGTAGTGGACGTGCGGCCGGTACATCGAACCTGAAACAACAAGCATCTGCCCCTGCAGGACGCCCTGCTGAAGCAGAGTAAGTGATACTCCCCATCGTTGGTAACAACGATGGGGATATTTTAGATGTATCTTTCCTTCTGCCAGCAAAACCCCTTCATTATCACTACCCAAACAGCCTCGATTAATGGTATATTTTTGACTAAAATCAAAAATCAAATAGCGTCGAGATGATCCAGGACAAAGCAAAAGCAAAAAGACCTCCATCATGTGGCGGAGCCATTCACTGTCAAGATTGCAGTATTAGTCAACTCTGCATTCCTTTTTCGCTTAATAGCTCCGAGCTAGACCTTCTCGACTCCATTATTGAACGCAAAAAACCAATCCAGAAAGGCGAAACACTTTTCAAGGCTGGCGATGAGCTTAAGTCTTTATTTGCCATTCGTTCTGGAACCGTCAAATCCTATACCATTACCGAACAAGGTGATGAGCAAATCACCGGCTTTCATCTTGCGGGCGACTTGGTTGGTTTTGATGCAGTAACTCGCCTTTACCACCCTTCTTTTGCTCAGGCCCTGGAAACCTCCATGGTCTGCGAGATCCCATACGAAATTCTCGACGAACTTTCTGGGAAAATGTCCAAACTGCGTCAGCAAATCATGCGATTGATGAGCAATGAAATTATCTGTGATCAAGAGATGATTTTATTGTTGTCAAAGAAAAATGCCGAAGAACGCTTAGCTGCATTTCTCAATAACTTATCTAACCGTTTTTCACAACGTGGTTTTTCTCCCAGAGAATTTCGTTTAGCCATGACACGCGGTGATATTGGCAATTACCTAGGACTTACTGTTGAAACCATCAGCCGCTTACTCGGCCGTTTTCAGAAGATCGGTTTGATCAAGGTAAAGGGCAAATATGTCACCATTCTGGACACGGCGGCACTATCGCAAATAGCAGGTTCAGCTGGAAATCAAGCACCGGAATAGTCGCTGAAAATAAATACCTTAGGAGAATGCTTGATCTAACAGTTATCCAGCTATAAATCGACTACGCTGAATGTAGTAGTAATAGCGATATCGTTACCCAAGGAGGCTCCTATGATTAAATATCGGAATATCCTGGTAGTAATCGATCCCACCATGCCTGAACAATCAGCTTTGTTACGCGCGGTGGAACTGGCCAGGTTAGAAGATGTCGCCCGTATCAAAGTGTTTCTGGCAATTTATGATTTCTCATACGAAATCACCTCTATTCTATCCAATGAAGAACGTGAAGAGATGCGGCAAGGGGTGGTGGCTCACCGTCTTGGCTGGCTGGCCGGTATGATAAAACCTTATCAAACTGAAGGGCTGGATATTGAAGCAAAAGTGATCTGGCATAGCCGGCCTTTTGAATGTGTTCTTCAAGAGGTTAAAGATAATGACCATGATCTGGTCATCACCAGTGCACACCATCACTCGTTGCTAAAATCATTTATTTTCACTCCAAGCGACTGGCATTTATTACGCAAATGCCCATGCCCTGTCCTCGTGACCAAACAGCATGGTTGGCCTGCCGGTGGGAATATTTTGGCTGCAATCAACATCAGTGATGAAGCAGAGCAAATGGCATTAAATGAACGCATCATCCATGAAGCTAAGGTGATTGCTCAGCTGGTTAAAGCCAGCCTGCATTTGGTGAATGCATTCCCTGCCCCAATCGTCAATATTGCTCTCGAACTGCCCGGCTTTAGTCCTGAGTTATACAGCGATGCCATGCAGCAACACCATCAAACTGAAATGGAGGAATATGCACGTAAATTTGATATTCCGGCAGAATGTATCCATATCGTAGAGGGGATGCCTGAGGATGTTCTCCCCGAGCTGGCCCAATCACTGGATGCAGAATTGACTATTCTCGGCAGCGTCGGACGCACGGGCTGGTCAGCTGCATTTATCGGTAATACAGCAGAACGGGTGGTTGACAGCATTCATGGCGATTTACTGGTAGTTAAAGCGTACGAATAATATTACTTTGCTTGCTCCGAAAGTGACGGCCGCTATAATTGCGGCCTCTCTTTTTTTGGGGCCCGCAACAATGCCAGATCTTACCGCCAAGCAACAATACAACAATAACAAACTTCAAAAACGCCTGCGTCGACATGTCGGTCAAGCTATTGCTGATTTCAACATGATTGAAGACGGTGATCGCATCATGGTTTGTTTATCCGGCGGTAAAGATAGTTTTGCCATGCTGGATATTTTGCGCAATTTGCAGGCCAGCGCCCCCATCCGCTTTGAGCTCATCGCCGTCAATCTGGATCAAAAGCAACCAGGCTTCCCAGCAGAAGTGTTACCGAACTATCTAGATTCTATCGGTGCGCAATACAAGATCGTGGAAGAAGATACTTACTCAATTGTAAAAGATAAAATTCCGGAAGGTAAAACAACCTGTTCGCTGTGCTCTCGTCTTCGCCGCGGCATCTTGTACCGTACCGCCACTGAGTTAGGTGCCACCAAAATTGCGTTAGGACATCATCGCGACGATATCCTGGAAACACTGATGCTGAATATGTTTTATGCCGGCAAATTGAAAGCCATGCCGCCGAAACTGGTCAGTGATGATGGCAAGCATGTGGTTATTCGTCCGTTGGCTTACTGCCACGAGAAAGATTTGATCCGGTATGCTGAGTGGAAAGAGTTTCCGATCATTCCATGCAACCTGTGTGGCTCGCAGGAAAATTTGCAACGTAAGGCCATGAAAGAGATGCTGAACGATTGGAGTCGTCGTTTCCCTGGTCGCATTGAAACGATGTTTAATGCGATTCAGAACGTGACACCAAGCCATCTGATGGATCATACGCTGTTTGATTTTAAATCAATCAACAGTGACAGTGGCGTTATTGATGGTGGTGATATCGCCTTTGATAAGCCTGATATTCCAGCTGTACCGCAAGCACTCGCAACGGAACCAGATGATCAGTTGGAAATTATCGAGCTAAGTTAAGCTGAGCGTTAGAAAAAAGCGCCGTTATCATTACGGCGCTTTTTTATTGGTATCACAAGCGGATTTAGTTGCGCACCATACTGCGGCGCACATCTGATTGCCAGTATTGCTGATTAGAACGGATCATCCCTTGTATCCGCTTAACATAACCGTCCCCTTGTGTAGAGTAACGGCGCAACCCTTTTGCTAATACCACAGCATCCATCGGTTGTTCATTAGCGCGCATATCAGCACGAAGTTCACGTACCTTACTATAGGCAGGATGTGAATTCAGATTTTGCATATATGCGCGTACAGCCATGATGGGAGAGCTGAACGCTTTAGCCCGGACTACGTTTGTCCGGTAAGGACCCATACCACATCCAACACTCTGACAGAAATGTCCAAAATAATTATTGGATTTTCTCGCCAGTCGGGAGGTTCCCCAGCCGGATTCGGTAGCGGCCTGACTTAATACCAATTCAGGGGGCAGAATATCTACCCGAACAAGCAAACGATCGACATCATCGCTGATATCATCACTGAGTTCCTGATTGTACTGTTCCGCAACAGTTTGTACCCATTCAGTCTGACTATCAGATAACAATATTCCTTCCTGCAATTGCTGTTTCAATTTTTCCAGTTGTTTGCGTTGGGAAAGAATGTCTGAAGAGACTTGTTGATAGGATGGCAGCAGATAGGCGACAAAAGCACGCTTACGTTGTTCTGCGTCTTTAATCGAATCAAAGTCAGGGACGGATTGTTCCTGAACTGCCGTGAATGACGTAGATTTTACAGACTCTAAGTTGTCTGCACTATTTACTGTCAGGGGTAGCAGAGCTAAACACGCTCCACACACCAGAAATAACCTGGCAAATAACTTCATGCAATGATGCTCCCAGAGTTTTTCAGCTGCTGAAAATAGCGCTGATTCACCTGATTTAAACAAAACCACTTACTGCGTGGCGCTACGCTCCTTCGTAGATTTCCCCAGTTCAGTTGGATATGTTGTGGTCACTATAGCATCGGGTTAACAAAAATCGCAAACTTTTTGGTTTTTGCACAAAAGTGGGCACGCTTAATGCGTATAGCCAAAAGACAACTTATCTGATCATTTTTCAGCCATACACATGTATAAAAACGCAGTTTATTCAGGAACATATTTCCGATCTGTGCCGTCAGGTAGCGAGCGAAAATATTTCAAAAACCACATATATTGCTCTGGATGATTTTTGAGCAACACCTCAATTTCAGCATTCATATAATTGACGTCTGCCACTAAATCCGCGGTAGGATAAGGTGTCATAGCCGGTCTTATTTGTAGCTCATACTGGTATGTTTTTTCGTTATAGGTTGCCAGCACAGGCAATACCACAGCACCAGCCAATTTAGTCAGCTTAGGTAGTGCAGGGAGTGTCGCTTTCGGAACCCCAAAGAGTGGAACAAAGATGCTGGCATCATGACCATGATCCTGATCAGGTAAATAGAAGAAGTGATAACCGTTGCGCATGTCTTTGATGATGGGTTTTAGCCCAGCACTGCGTTCATACACCTTACCGCCAAAACGAACACGTTGACGATTCAAAAACCAGTCATACACCGGATTGCGCGCACTGTGCATCATGGTGCACATCTGTAAGCCCATACCGGAGAAATAGAGCCCACAGGCATCAATCGTCCAGGTATGCGGGATCATGAATATGATGGGTTTGCCTGCGGCTTTAGCCGCTTCAACATGTTCCCAGCCATTAGGTTTGATGCGACGCAAAAACAAAGATGGCGGTAAAAATGTTGGCTCACCTAAAGCAAAAAAACCTTTTAACCCGACGCATAGGCTGCGATAAAGCAACGCTTCTCTTTCTGCATGGCTAAGCTCAGGAAAACACAGCTGCAGATTTAATCGTGCCGCATAACACTGTTTACGTGAAACTTTCAACACTAGGTTAGCAAATGATGCGGCCAAAACATCACGTAACCGCACCGGGCACCAAGCCAGTAATGCCAGCAATGCAATACTAAACCAGGTAAGCCAATAGCGTGGATGAAACAATGCAGGAGAAAGTTTATGGTCCAGAGCAGGATCTTTGGTCATTTCAGGCCCATTAAGTCGACATTCGGGCGTGCATGATAGGAAAAATTCGTGCTGACGTCACCGCTTCAGCGAGTAAAAACAGAAGAATGCGTAACATCCATGTACGCAGTAAGATTTACACACTATAAACGCTTAAACATAAGCCAGAATACGATTACGCAGCGTTTCTTTTTCTTTCTCAGGTAACCAACACGCTTCAACACTATTTAAGGCCAGACGGCGAATTTGTTCTTTCGAGGCCAGCAGGGCATCAGCCAGTGCCTGATAGTTGTCATTCATATAACCACCAAAATATGCCGGGTCATCAGAATTAACGGTAACACACACACCTTTATCCAACAGTTCCAGTATGTTGTGATCGGCCATCGAATCGAATACGCGCAATTTCAGATTAGATAATGGACAAACCGTCAGCGGTACGCGCTCTGCCACCAAACGAGCCACTAGCAACGGATCATCGACACAACGCACGCCATGATCGATTCGTTCTGTTTTTAAGATGTCTAACGCATCCCAGATATAACTCGCAGGGCCTTCTTCCCCTGCATGGGCGACACAACGGAACCCTAACTCACGTGCAGCACCAAATACATTGGCAAATTTTTGCGGTGGATTGCCGACTTCTGAAGAATCCAGCCCCACACCATCAATCCATGCTTTAAACGGCAATGCTTTTTCTAAGGTTTCGAAAGCTGAATCCTCGCTGAGATGGCGTAAAAAGCACATGATCAAACAAGAAGTAATACCTAATGTCTTACGCCCTGCCACCAGTGCAGAATGAATGCCGCCAATCACAGTTGCAAAATCGATCCCCCGTTCAAGGTGAGTTTGCGGATCAAAAAAGATTTCCGTGTGCATCACGCGATCCTGACGACAACGCATCAGATACGCCCAAGTCAAATCGTAAAAATCCTGTTCCGTTTGTAACACCCCCGCGCCTTGATAATAGAGATCAAGAAACGATTGAAGGTTTGAAAAATTATAGGCAGCTTGCAAACTTGCGACATCGGCATAAGGCAAGGTAATACCGTTCCGCTCTGCCAGAACAAAGGCCAGTTCAGGCTCCAGCGTACCTTCTATATGTAAATGCAATTCAACTTTGGGTAGCCTCGCAATAAATGACTCCACGCCTTAGCCCTCCTGTTTTGGGTGTGTCGAGTGTAATGAAACTGATCCTGCGAATGAAAACAAGAGTAGGTAATGAAAAAAGCTCTTATTTTCTTTTCTAAGAGTGCATTTACAGCGGTTTAGTTCGATGTTTTATGCAAAGACCGTGAGACTATGCAGGAGTAATGATATAGTCGTAACAAAATCGGGTAGCGAAATAAGAAAGAAAAAACCGACAAATGGCTTATCTATTCTGTTTTTCTACTTGCAGGATCAGCCCTCTCTCTGGCAGATTGAATAGTCGGTCATAATGGCCTGCGTGGGGCCCTATTATTCGAGGAAAAAGGAAGTATGTGTTCGATATTTGGTATTCTGGACATTAAATCTGATGCTGTTGCATTACGTAAAACAGCATTAGAGATGTCTAAGCGTCTACGTCACCGCGGTCCTGATTGGTCCGGTGTATATAGCAATGACAAAGCGATTCTGGTTCATGAACGTCTGTCGATTGTTGATCCCGGTAATGGCGCGCAACCACTGTATAATCCCGAGCACACCCACGTATTGGCTGTTAATGGCGAGATCTATAATCATAAAGATCTGCAAAAAAATCTGACCGTTGATTTTAAATTCCAAACCGGTTCTGACTGTGAAGTGATCCTGGCGCTGTATAAAGAAAAAGGTACCGCGTTTCTGGATGACTTGAGCGGTATTTTTGCTTTCGTATTATACGATGCAGAACAAGATGCTTACCTGATCGGTCGTGACCACATGGGGATCATCCCTCTTTATACTGGTCGTGATGAACATGGTAATTTCTATGTTGCGTCAGAAATGAAAGCACTGGTGCCGGTTTGTAAAACTGTTGCTGAATTCCCACCAGGACATTTCCTGTGGAGTAAAGACGGTGAACTGACCCGTTACTACACCCGTGACTGGATGGAATTCAGTGCGGTGGAAAATAACCAATCAGACAAACTGGCATTGCGTGATGCGCTGGAAGATGCCGTTCAACGTCAGCTGATGTGTGACGTTCCTTACGGTGTATTGCTGTCTGGTGGTCTGGATTCTTCTGTCGTTTCTGCAATTACCAAGCGTTTTGCAGCCCGTCGTATCGAAGATAATGGTAAGAGCGAAGCCTGGTGGCCACAATTGCATTCATTTGCAGTGGGTCTGAAGGGTTCACCTGACTTAGCCGCAGCACGTAAAGTTGCTGATGCGCTGGGCACCATTCACCACGACATTCTGTTTACCGTGCAGGAAGGTCTGGACGCGATCCGCGATGTGATTTACCACATTGAAACTTACGATGTCACCACGATTCGTGCATCTACCCCAATGTATTTGATGGCTCGCGTCATCAAAGCGATGGGCATCAAGATGGTACTGTCTGGCGAAGGTGCTGATGAGTTATTTGGTGGTTACCTCTATTTCCATAAAGCGCCAAATGCGAAAGAATTCCATGAAGAAACAGTACGTAAGCTGAGTCAGCTGCATATGTACGACTGCCTGCGTGCCAATAAATCCATGGCGGCATGGGGTGTGGAAGCGCGTGTTCCGTTCCTCGACAAAGAATTCATGGACGTTGCAATGCGTCTGAATCCGAAAGATAAAATGTGTGGTCACGGTAAGATCGAAAAACACATTGTTCGTGAAACCTTCGAACATTATCTGCCGAAAGAAGTGGCATGGCGCCAAAAAGAACAGTTCTCTGACGGTGTAGGTTATTCTTGGATCGACAGCCTGAAAGAGCTGGTTGAAACAGAAGTCACTGATCAGATGATGGAAGCCGCGGCTTATCGCTTCCCGGTCAACACACCACTGACCAAAGAAGCTTATTACTACCGCTCTATTTTCGAAGAGCATTTCCCATTGGAATCGGCAGCACTGTGTGTTCCATACGGTAAATCTGTAGCTTGTTCTACACCAGCTGCTCTGGAATGGGATGCTAAGTTTAAAGAACTGGCTGATCCATCAGGCCGTGCTGTGCTCGACGTGCACAACGAAGCGTTAAAATAAAACTGCTAACAGGCCCACTTCGGTGGGTCTGTTTTTTTCTGCCCCCCGCAACCAGCTCGTGATAAAATGTGACTCAAATCTCTTTTATCCTGATCATTCATGTCTAATTTCCGCAATTCATCCTTCCAGATACTGCGTATTGCACGTGATTTTCTGGTCATTCTAGCCTGCCTTCAGGCCGGTAAAGCGGTAGCTGCTTTATTACCCTTTCGTTTTCCTGACAGTATCCTCGGCCTGCTATTCCTGTTTGTATTACTCAATCTGCAATTAGTGAAATTACACTGGATTGAAAAAGGTGCCAGCCTGCTATTGAAACACATGGCGCTGTTATTCATTCCTGTTGCGGTCGGCTTGCTGGGTTACATTGATATATTTATGCATGCGATTGGTGTAATCGCACTGAATATTTTTGCCGGATTGTGTTTGATCTTGCTGATCGTCGGAAAACTATTCCAGAGGATGAACCAATGATGCTTTATCTCGCATTCCCCCTAACAATTCTCTGTTACTGGTTGAGCCGTAAACTGTATCAGCGGTTTCCACTGCCAATCATGAATCCGTTACTGATCTCAATGATCGTGCTCATGTCATTGTTGCATTTCGGCCATTTTCCGCTCAACGATTTTCAAAGTGGCACCTGGGTGATTAACTGGTTACTGAAACCGGCAGTGGTAGCATTGGCATTACCGCTGTATCAGCAAGTGATCCATATTAAACACAAGATAAAACCGATTTTGATTTGTTGCTCGCTGTCGGTCGTGATCAGTATTCTGACCAGCATGGTGATTTGTCGAAGCTTAGGCATTGAGGAGCAAATTACTCGTAGTATCGCCACCCGCTCTATTACGACACCACTAGCCATGAGTGTGAGTGAGAGCTTAGGCGGGATCCCTTCCATTGCGGCTGCGGTGGTGGTGATCGTTGGGATTTTTGGTGCAATTATCGGGTTCCCATTACTCAAATTATTTGGGGTAACCGATCCGCAGGCACAAGGCTTGGCGATTGGCGCCTGTTCTCACGCCGTCGGGACATCTGCAGCGAATGAACGAGGAGTTACGGAAGGTGCCTTTTCTTCGCTGGCGTTAGTGGTTTGCGGAATTTTGACCGCACTAATTGCACCGCTGATGTTTGCTATCTACGGGTTGTTTATCCAGTAAAAATATTTGCTAAAACAAAGGCGACACCAAATGGTCGCCTTTGTTTTCTAATAATCAGCTTCAGTGGTTGGCCTTGAATTGATTCGTCATTTCATCGTAATGATAACCAATCGAAGACATTCTTTTGTTCAACTGCTCTTGCGCCATGTCGTAACGCAACAATAACTCACCAAGATCAGCACATTCCAACCTCAGTTTTTCGTTCACAATGCCAAGCAAAATATTGGCATCCATTCGTTGATAGGCACTTAGATCCATTGCGTTTCTCCTTACTCATCAACCGTTACAGAATAACTATAGTGCGTTAATACT
This window of the uncultured Tolumonas sp. genome carries:
- the rluC gene encoding 23S rRNA pseudouridine(955/2504/2580) synthase RluC, with amino-acid sequence MNNTNPGVQFITIDAEQDGQRIDNFLKTQLKGVPKSLIYRILRKGEVRVNKKRIKPEYKLCAGDEIRVPPVRVAEENELPSSKLGSVQALAHQIIYEDDAIIVLNKPSGLAVHGGSGLSFGVIEGLRALRPESRFLELVHRLDRDTSGLLLVAKKRSALKHLHEQLRVKTMRKQYLALVRGQWQLHVKAINAPLLKNILQSGERIVRVNSEGKPSETRFQIMQKFAHATLVMASPITGRTHQIRVHTLHAGHPIACDDKYGERDFDELVKKAGLQRLFLHAYRLTFTHPVTGKEMSVEAPLDKELQSALDRLEK
- the rne gene encoding ribonuclease E translates to MKRMLINATQEEELRVALVDGQRIYDLDIESPGHEQKKANIYKGKITRVEPSLEAAFVDYGADRHGFLPLKEIAREYFPENYTFHGRPNIKEVIKEGLEVIVQIDKEERGNKGAALTSFISLAGSYLVLMPNNPRAGGISRRIEGDERTELKEAMNGLEVPAGMGLIVRTAGVGKSQEELEWDLNILLKHWNAIKTASSNRPAPFLIHQESNVIVRAIRDYLRRDIGEILIDSDTIFERAKQHIELVRPDFLNRVKLYKSEIPLFTHFQIESQIESAFQREVRLPSGGSIVIDPTEALTSIDINSSRATKGGDIEETALQTNLEAADEIARQLRLRDLGGLIVIDFIDMTPVRHQREVENRLRDAVRQDRARIQLGRISRFGLLELSRQRLRPSLNESSTHVCPRCSGQGFIRDNESLALSILRLIEEEALKDNTEQVIAQVPVDVAAYLLNEKRQAVLKLEQRHNVQLLIIPNTRLETPHFEVSRFRSGEESDALSYELKTDAPVEEYQPKPQLIVTPTEQPALQGFAAPSVPAPTPVAPAPASPAAKPTSEGVLSQLFSWIGSLFKSPAKTPAVEEQETTKERPQQPRRRDNRNNNRKRNTPYAGRNREDEVSGSVTADEKAQSSQTRQPRRPRPERTERPERPERPERAQRDNTVEKEPTATRPERAPKERKPRNEVAATGVEEQQDVARKEQRVEERRERRNTRSKKVRVTNETAQSEIVVDRTDAETATEQQTRTRRRRNNAERNTEKDIQETVAVETNTEAATTTPVVEALTVTPVAEPLPTTTLETTAAVSSEQPATAVENAAPEVAADADTAVIQQVQADVAVVNMEQNVADNNVTAADVSVPVAEDTVEAPVVVEAVQAVVEEVVTTELVTPAAVTVTPVAKPEVRGIIARVRFANAEMTRPAETPLPPVPPKGDYPPYQRKPVNGSGRAAGTSNLKQQASAPAGRPAEAE
- a CDS encoding FNR family transcription factor gives rise to the protein MIQDKAKAKRPPSCGGAIHCQDCSISQLCIPFSLNSSELDLLDSIIERKKPIQKGETLFKAGDELKSLFAIRSGTVKSYTITEQGDEQITGFHLAGDLVGFDAVTRLYHPSFAQALETSMVCEIPYEILDELSGKMSKLRQQIMRLMSNEIICDQEMILLLSKKNAEERLAAFLNNLSNRFSQRGFSPREFRLAMTRGDIGNYLGLTVETISRLLGRFQKIGLIKVKGKYVTILDTAALSQIAGSAGNQAPE
- the uspE gene encoding universal stress protein UspE, producing the protein MIKYRNILVVIDPTMPEQSALLRAVELARLEDVARIKVFLAIYDFSYEITSILSNEEREEMRQGVVAHRLGWLAGMIKPYQTEGLDIEAKVIWHSRPFECVLQEVKDNDHDLVITSAHHHSLLKSFIFTPSDWHLLRKCPCPVLVTKQHGWPAGGNILAAINISDEAEQMALNERIIHEAKVIAQLVKASLHLVNAFPAPIVNIALELPGFSPELYSDAMQQHHQTEMEEYARKFDIPAECIHIVEGMPEDVLPELAQSLDAELTILGSVGRTGWSAAFIGNTAERVVDSIHGDLLVVKAYE
- the ttcA gene encoding tRNA 2-thiocytidine(32) synthetase TtcA, which codes for MPDLTAKQQYNNNKLQKRLRRHVGQAIADFNMIEDGDRIMVCLSGGKDSFAMLDILRNLQASAPIRFELIAVNLDQKQPGFPAEVLPNYLDSIGAQYKIVEEDTYSIVKDKIPEGKTTCSLCSRLRRGILYRTATELGATKIALGHHRDDILETLMLNMFYAGKLKAMPPKLVSDDGKHVVIRPLAYCHEKDLIRYAEWKEFPIIPCNLCGSQENLQRKAMKEMLNDWSRRFPGRIETMFNAIQNVTPSHLMDHTLFDFKSINSDSGVIDGGDIAFDKPDIPAVPQALATEPDDQLEIIELS